From Fluviispira vulneris, a single genomic window includes:
- a CDS encoding isocitrate lyase/PEP mutase family protein: MKDNNQYFVNNFLKFLDQGSTLVNVGVFDAASAAVAAKFPETKGLFISGLGYTYSQYAWPDVGLINANEIINAAKIIRSNHPNLFLTCDIDSGFGGKEQLRRTCTELKNLGVSAIQFEDQTLDDKVCGHLANKKIRPLEESIERLTIALESSYPVQVIARTDSSLKNEEAFKRLDAFIKVGAKIVLVDGIDESELQDVIKFVNKRAHIMVNIVEGGKIKQHSVDYFQKLGVSIVNLSVPLLFTAMHSMNEKMKSMIRNNWAENAENKMALYSINEIMTQNYNNFLGNKK, encoded by the coding sequence ATGAAAGATAATAATCAATATTTCGTAAATAATTTTTTAAAATTTTTAGATCAAGGTTCCACTTTAGTTAACGTTGGCGTTTTTGATGCTGCATCAGCTGCAGTAGCTGCAAAATTTCCTGAGACAAAAGGATTATTTATCAGTGGACTCGGTTACACATATTCACAATATGCATGGCCTGATGTTGGATTAATCAATGCAAATGAGATTATAAATGCTGCTAAAATTATACGATCGAATCATCCTAATTTATTTTTGACATGCGACATCGATTCAGGATTTGGAGGAAAAGAGCAATTAAGAAGAACTTGTACTGAACTAAAAAACTTAGGCGTTTCCGCCATCCAGTTTGAAGATCAAACATTAGATGATAAGGTCTGTGGCCATTTAGCAAACAAAAAGATTCGTCCATTAGAGGAATCTATTGAACGGCTCACCATTGCTCTCGAAAGCTCTTACCCTGTTCAAGTCATTGCCCGTACCGATTCATCACTCAAAAATGAAGAAGCCTTTAAGCGATTGGATGCCTTTATAAAGGTAGGTGCAAAGATTGTTCTTGTTGATGGTATAGATGAATCTGAATTGCAAGATGTTATAAAATTCGTAAACAAAAGAGCACATATAATGGTCAATATCGTAGAAGGAGGAAAAATAAAACAACACTCCGTTGACTATTTTCAAAAATTAGGCGTGTCTATTGTCAATTTGAGTGTACCTCTTCTCTTTACAGCGATGCATTCTATGAATGAAAAAATGAAGTCTATGATAAGAAATAACTGGGCAGAAAATGCAGAAAATAAAATGGCGTTATATTCTATAAATGAAATTATGACTCAAAATTATAATAACTTTTTAGGTAATAAAAAATAA